A single genomic interval of Armigeres subalbatus isolate Guangzhou_Male chromosome 1, GZ_Asu_2, whole genome shotgun sequence harbors:
- the LOC134207440 gene encoding NADH-quinone oxidoreductase subunit B 2-like: MLRSAVAPVLLNSWKSVVPKGTSVAAVNVAQAREKSTLPVVEKDKPEKLPYSPFGTKQSNWADWTVARLDDVLNWGRKGSIWPLTFGLACCAVEMMHIAAPRYDMDRFGVVFRASPRQADVIIVAGTLTNKMAPALRKVYDQMPEPRWVISMGSCANGGGYYHYSYSVVRGCDRIIPVDIYVPGCPPTAEALLYGILQLQKKVKRMKTLQMWYRK; encoded by the coding sequence ATGTTGCGATCTGCAGTTGCTCCTGTGCTTCTGAACTCATGGAAATCGGTTGTTCCTAAGGGAACATCGGTAGCAGCAGTAAATGTGGCTCAAGCTCGTGAAAAAAGTACTCTTCCTGTAGTAGAAAaggataaaccagaaaaattgcCATATTCACCGTTTGGCACCAAGCAATCAAATTGGGCTGATTGGACTGTGGCCCGTTTGGACGATGTCCTGAACTGGGGCCGAAAGGGCTCAATTTGGCCCCTGACGTTTGGATTAGCTTGCTGTGCCGTCGAGATGATGCACATCGCAGCCCCTCGTTACGATATGGATCGTTTTGGAGTGGTCTTTCGTGCATCCCCGAGACAAGCTGATGTTATCATTGTTGCAGGCACTTTAACCAATAAGATGGCACCGGCCTTGCGCAAAGTATACGACCAAATGCCTGAGCCACGCTGGGTTATTTCGATGGGCAGTTGTGCCAACGGAGGAGGATACTATCATTACTCATACTCCGTGGTCAGGGGGTGTGATCGGATTATCCCCGTCGACATCTACGTTCCGGGATGTCCACCGACAGCGGAAGCTTTGCTATACGGAATCCTTCAATTGCAGAAGAAGGTTAAGAGAATGAAGACCCTGCAGATGTGGTACAGAAAGTAA